One Leifsonia shinshuensis DNA window includes the following coding sequences:
- a CDS encoding FKBP-type peptidyl-prolyl cis-trans isomerase, producing MRRSLSVLTAALVVAGLAACSSSSPSPSATSTAAAATCQNVKSGTSSDSIKVSGSFLKTPDVTVPAPLKTSDLERTVVIKGKGKEVKAGSSIDIALAAYNGTTGKSLTAPAGFDGQATQSITVDDKAFVPGLVRAVECLPVGSRVVLTAPAKTAFGNADISQLKLTDKDTVVFVADIADIAPTRANGKAVAPTPGFPTVKDDAKTGEPSITIPKADPPTETKIAVLKQGDGETVQSGDTVTVQYKGVLWRNGQMFDSSWSRNQVATFQTTGVVKGFQKALEGQKVGSQVIAIVPPADGYGAQGSGEIKATDTMVFVIDILKTSR from the coding sequence GTGCGCAGATCCCTCTCCGTCCTCACAGCAGCCCTCGTCGTCGCCGGCCTCGCCGCCTGCAGCTCCTCGTCGCCCAGTCCCTCGGCGACCAGCACCGCTGCGGCCGCGACCTGTCAGAACGTGAAGTCGGGCACATCCTCCGACTCGATCAAGGTCTCCGGCAGCTTCCTGAAGACCCCGGACGTGACCGTCCCCGCGCCGCTGAAGACCAGCGACCTCGAGCGCACCGTCGTCATCAAGGGCAAGGGCAAGGAGGTCAAGGCCGGCTCGAGCATCGACATCGCCCTCGCCGCCTACAACGGCACCACCGGCAAGTCGCTGACGGCCCCGGCCGGCTTCGACGGTCAGGCGACCCAGTCCATCACGGTGGACGACAAGGCGTTCGTGCCCGGACTGGTGCGCGCCGTCGAGTGTCTCCCGGTGGGCTCGCGCGTGGTGCTGACCGCCCCGGCCAAGACCGCGTTCGGCAACGCCGACATCTCGCAGCTCAAGCTGACCGACAAGGACACCGTCGTGTTCGTCGCCGACATCGCCGACATCGCGCCGACCCGCGCGAACGGCAAGGCCGTCGCCCCGACCCCCGGCTTCCCGACCGTCAAGGACGACGCCAAGACCGGCGAGCCGAGCATCACCATCCCGAAGGCCGATCCGCCGACCGAGACCAAGATCGCGGTGCTCAAGCAGGGCGACGGCGAGACCGTGCAGTCCGGCGACACCGTGACCGTCCAGTACAAGGGCGTGCTCTGGAGGAACGGCCAGATGTTCGACTCCAGCTGGAGCCGTAACCAGGTCGCGACGTTCCAGACCACCGGCGTCGTGAAGGGCTTCCAGAAGGCGCTGGAGGGCCAGAAGGTCGGCTCCCAGGTCATCGCGATCGTCCCGCCGGCCGACGGCTACGGCGCGCAGGGTTCCGGAGAGATCAAGGCGACCGACACAATGGTGTTCGTGATCGACATCCTGAAGACGAGCCGCTGA
- a CDS encoding 1-deoxy-D-xylulose-5-phosphate reductoisomerase: protein MPARRVVILGSTGSIGTQALDVIAANPDRFDVVGLTAGRNADLLAEQAERFGVRETALGADDAVRLLQTVEADVVLNGITGSVGLGPTLAALETGALLALANKESLIVGGALVKRAAAPGQLVPVDSEHSAIAQALRSGTADEVHRLVLTASGGPFRGRSRDSLRDVTPAEALAHPTWDMGLVVTTNSATLVNKGLEVIEAHLLFDVPFERIDVTVHPQSVIHSMVEFVDGSTIAQASPPDMRLPIALGLGWPGRVPGVGVPLDWTQAHTWTFEPLDDEAFPAVALAKRVGSAGGTYPAVFNAANEQAVAAFHAGAIGYLDIVATVERVVDEHEPSGELTLESLAEAERWARATADAHLAGR from the coding sequence ATGCCCGCGCGCCGCGTCGTCATCCTCGGGTCGACCGGCTCGATCGGCACGCAGGCGCTGGACGTCATCGCGGCCAACCCCGACCGGTTCGACGTGGTCGGATTGACCGCCGGCCGCAACGCGGACCTCCTCGCCGAGCAGGCGGAGCGGTTCGGCGTGCGCGAGACGGCGCTCGGCGCGGACGACGCGGTGCGGCTCCTGCAGACGGTCGAGGCCGACGTGGTGCTCAACGGCATCACCGGCTCGGTCGGGCTCGGGCCGACGCTCGCGGCTCTGGAGACGGGGGCCCTGCTGGCGCTCGCCAACAAGGAGTCGCTGATCGTCGGCGGCGCGCTGGTCAAGCGGGCGGCGGCTCCGGGGCAGCTCGTGCCCGTCGACTCCGAGCACTCGGCCATCGCCCAGGCCCTGCGCTCCGGCACGGCGGACGAGGTGCACAGGCTGGTGCTCACCGCGTCGGGAGGTCCCTTCCGCGGCCGCTCCCGCGACTCGCTCCGCGACGTCACGCCCGCCGAGGCGCTGGCGCACCCCACCTGGGACATGGGCCTGGTCGTGACGACCAACTCGGCGACGCTGGTCAACAAGGGGCTGGAGGTCATCGAGGCGCACCTGCTCTTCGACGTCCCGTTCGAGCGGATCGACGTGACCGTGCACCCGCAGTCGGTCATCCACTCGATGGTGGAGTTCGTCGACGGCTCGACCATCGCCCAGGCCTCCCCGCCCGACATGCGCCTGCCGATCGCGCTCGGCCTCGGCTGGCCCGGGCGGGTCCCGGGCGTCGGCGTCCCGCTCGATTGGACGCAGGCGCACACCTGGACCTTCGAGCCGCTGGACGACGAGGCGTTCCCGGCCGTGGCGCTCGCCAAGCGCGTCGGCTCGGCGGGCGGCACCTACCCCGCCGTGTTCAACGCAGCGAACGAGCAGGCGGTGGCGGCGTTCCACGCGGGCGCGATCGGCTACCTGGACATCGTGGCGACAGTGGAGCGCGTCGTGGACGAGCACGAGCCGTCCGGCGAGCTGACGCTGGAGTCGCTGGCGGAGGCCGAGCGCTGGGCGCGCGCGACCGCCGACGCGCACCTCGCCGGCCGGTAG
- a CDS encoding M50 family metallopeptidase: MDSVLLFVLGVVIILVGVALSIALHEIGHLVPAKLFGVKVTQYMIGFGRTLFSFKRGETEYGVKAIPLGGYISMIGMFPPGKEGGSGRNATTGFMQAMVQDARTSSAETVGEGEEDRTFYRLPVWKRIVIMFGGPFMNLLIAVVLFGVLLMGFGTAQNSLTIGTVSQCVATNAAATTQQSCTASDAKAPAAAAGIKPRDTIVSIDGTKITSWAQSTAIIRASADRPLTVVVRRDGQDVSLTMTPKTTTVAKLDANGQAVKAADGSTETVKAGFVGIGPVQELVPQPITSVLPAVGAQTSAVVGVVIHLPQRMVDVWNAAFGSAPRDPNGPLSLVGVGRAAGELTALDGVPVVDKVYSMIGIIASLNIALFVFNLIPLLPLDGGHIAGALWEGFRRSIAKLFKRRDPGPVDMAKLMPLTMAVVVVLGGMSLLLMYADIVKPVNLFG, encoded by the coding sequence GTGGATTCCGTGCTGCTCTTCGTCCTCGGCGTCGTCATCATCCTGGTGGGCGTCGCGCTCTCGATCGCGCTGCACGAGATCGGCCACCTGGTGCCGGCCAAGCTGTTCGGCGTCAAGGTCACCCAGTACATGATCGGGTTCGGCCGCACGCTGTTCTCGTTCAAGCGCGGCGAGACCGAGTACGGCGTCAAGGCGATCCCGCTCGGCGGCTACATCTCGATGATCGGGATGTTCCCGCCCGGCAAGGAGGGCGGCAGCGGCCGGAACGCGACCACCGGCTTCATGCAGGCCATGGTCCAGGACGCGCGCACCTCCAGCGCCGAGACCGTCGGCGAGGGCGAGGAGGACCGCACCTTCTACCGCCTCCCGGTGTGGAAGCGCATCGTGATCATGTTCGGCGGGCCGTTCATGAACCTGCTGATCGCGGTGGTGCTGTTCGGTGTGCTGCTGATGGGGTTCGGCACGGCGCAGAACTCGCTGACGATCGGGACCGTGAGCCAGTGCGTCGCGACCAACGCGGCGGCAACCACCCAGCAGTCCTGCACGGCGAGCGATGCGAAGGCGCCCGCCGCGGCGGCCGGAATCAAGCCGCGCGACACTATCGTGAGCATCGACGGCACGAAGATCACCTCCTGGGCACAGTCGACCGCGATCATCCGTGCATCCGCTGATCGGCCCCTGACCGTCGTCGTTCGACGGGATGGCCAGGACGTTTCGTTGACGATGACGCCGAAGACGACGACCGTCGCCAAGCTCGACGCGAACGGACAGGCGGTCAAGGCCGCGGATGGCAGCACGGAGACGGTGAAGGCCGGCTTCGTCGGCATCGGCCCGGTGCAGGAACTCGTCCCGCAGCCCATCACCTCCGTCCTCCCCGCGGTCGGCGCCCAGACCTCCGCGGTCGTCGGCGTCGTCATCCATCTGCCGCAGCGCATGGTCGACGTCTGGAACGCCGCCTTCGGCTCCGCCCCGCGCGACCCGAACGGGCCGCTGAGCCTGGTGGGCGTCGGACGCGCGGCGGGGGAGCTGACCGCACTCGACGGCGTCCCCGTGGTCGACAAGGTCTACTCGATGATCGGCATCATCGCCTCGCTGAACATCGCGCTCTTCGTCTTCAACCTCATCCCGCTGCTGCCGCTGGACGGCGGTCACATCGCCGGCGCACTGTGGGAGGGCTTCCGCCGCTCGATCGCCAAGCTGTTCAAGCGGCGCGATCCGGGTCCGGTCGACATGGCGAAGCTCATGCCGCTCACGATGGCCGTGGTCGTCGTGCTGGGCGGGATGAGCCTGCTGCTGATGTACGCGGACATCGTCAAGCCGGTCAACCTGTTCGGCTGA
- the ispG gene encoding flavodoxin-dependent (E)-4-hydroxy-3-methylbut-2-enyl-diphosphate synthase — translation MPKVPETLAPRRKSRQIRVGKVLVGGDAPVSVQSMCTTPTTNINATLQQIAELTASGCDIVRVAVPSRDDAEALPIIAKKSQIPVIADIHFQPNYVYAAIDAGCAAVRVNPGNIRKFDDQVGKIAAYAKAAGVSLRIGVNAGSLEPSLLQKYGKPTAEALVESAVWEASLFEEHDFHDFKISVKHNDPIVMVKAYRQLAERGDWPLHLGVTEAGPAFQGTIKSATAFGILLSEGIGDTIRVSLSAPPAEEVKVGLQILQSLNLRERKLEIVSCPSCGRAQVDVYTLADSVTEGLQGMSVPLRVAVMGCVVNGPGEAREADLGVASGNGKGQIFVKGEVIKTVPEAEIVATLIEEANRIAAEMEDAQVASGEPTVTVGH, via the coding sequence ATGCCCAAGGTCCCCGAGACCCTCGCACCCCGTCGCAAGTCCCGCCAGATCCGTGTCGGAAAGGTCCTGGTCGGCGGCGACGCCCCGGTCAGCGTCCAGTCGATGTGTACGACGCCGACGACGAACATCAACGCGACCCTCCAGCAGATCGCCGAGCTGACGGCCTCCGGCTGCGACATCGTCCGTGTCGCCGTGCCGAGCCGCGACGACGCGGAGGCGCTGCCGATCATCGCCAAGAAGAGCCAGATCCCGGTCATCGCCGACATCCACTTCCAGCCCAACTACGTCTACGCGGCGATCGACGCCGGCTGCGCGGCGGTCCGGGTCAACCCGGGCAATATCCGCAAGTTCGACGACCAGGTCGGCAAGATCGCCGCCTACGCGAAGGCCGCGGGCGTCTCGCTGCGCATCGGCGTCAACGCCGGCTCGCTCGAGCCCAGCCTGCTGCAGAAGTACGGCAAGCCGACCGCCGAGGCGCTGGTCGAGAGCGCCGTCTGGGAGGCCAGCCTCTTCGAGGAGCACGACTTCCACGACTTCAAGATCTCGGTCAAGCACAACGACCCGATCGTCATGGTGAAGGCCTACCGCCAGCTCGCCGAGCGGGGCGACTGGCCCCTCCACCTCGGCGTGACGGAGGCCGGCCCGGCGTTCCAGGGCACGATCAAGTCCGCGACCGCCTTCGGCATCCTGCTCTCGGAGGGCATCGGCGACACCATCCGCGTCTCGCTGTCCGCGCCGCCGGCCGAGGAGGTCAAGGTGGGCCTGCAGATCCTGCAGTCGCTCAACCTCCGCGAGCGCAAGCTGGAGATCGTGTCCTGCCCGAGCTGCGGCCGCGCCCAGGTCGACGTCTACACGCTCGCCGACAGCGTCACCGAGGGCCTGCAGGGCATGAGCGTCCCGCTGCGCGTCGCGGTCATGGGCTGCGTCGTCAACGGCCCCGGGGAGGCCCGCGAGGCCGACCTCGGCGTCGCCAGCGGCAACGGCAAGGGCCAGATCTTCGTCAAGGGCGAGGTCATCAAGACCGTGCCGGAGGCCGAGATCGTCGCGACCCTGATCGAGGAGGCGAACCGCATCGCCGCCGAGATGGAGGACGCCCAGGTCGCCTCCGGCGAGCCCACGGTCACCGTCGGCCACTAG
- a CDS encoding proline--tRNA ligase: MPTRLTNYFLRTLREDPSDAEVTSHKLLVRAGYIRRQAPGIFAWLPLGLRVKARIEQIIREEMTAAGAHEVHFPALLPREPYEATGRWEEYGDGIFRLKDRKDADYLLAPTHEEVFTLLVKDLYSSYKDLPLSIYQIQDKYRDEARPRAGLLRGREFTMKDAYSFDYTDEGLDTSYMAQRDAYERIFTRLGLEYVIVQADAGAMGGSRSEEFLHPTPVGEDTFVRSAGGYAANVEAFTTLAPPTRGYEKLTPQEVLDTPNTPTIQTLVDVANEKHPRPDGRLWTAADTLKNVVLALTHLDGTRELVVVGLPGDREVDLKRAEVAFAPAEVDAATEDDFRKHPGLVKGYIGPWSAEGPVLGEEAATGIRYVVDPRVVDGSGWITGANVHGKHVFGLVAGRDFAWDGTVEVAEVKPGDAAPDGSGPVELARGMEIGHVFQLGRKYAEALGLKVLDENGKLVTVTMGSYGIGVTRILAIIAEENNDDKGLVWPAAVSPFDVHVVAAGRDAVAFEVAEEAAAQLEAAGLEVLLDDRPKVSPGVKFGDAELIGIPRVLVAGRGAADGEVELWDRRNGERSTLPLAEAIAALTA; encoded by the coding sequence GTGCCTACTCGCCTGACGAACTACTTCCTCCGCACCCTCCGTGAAGACCCCTCCGACGCGGAGGTGACCAGCCACAAGCTTCTCGTGCGCGCGGGCTACATCCGCCGCCAGGCGCCGGGCATCTTCGCGTGGCTGCCGCTGGGGCTGCGGGTCAAGGCGCGCATCGAGCAGATCATCCGCGAGGAGATGACGGCCGCCGGCGCCCACGAGGTGCACTTCCCCGCGCTGCTGCCGCGCGAGCCCTACGAGGCCACCGGCCGCTGGGAGGAGTACGGCGACGGCATCTTCCGCCTCAAGGACCGCAAGGACGCCGACTACCTGCTCGCCCCCACGCACGAGGAGGTCTTCACCCTGCTGGTGAAGGACCTGTACTCCTCGTACAAGGACCTCCCGCTCTCGATCTACCAGATCCAGGACAAGTACCGCGACGAGGCCCGCCCCCGTGCCGGCCTGCTGCGCGGCCGCGAGTTCACCATGAAGGACGCCTACTCGTTCGACTACACCGACGAGGGCCTGGACACCAGCTACATGGCGCAGCGCGACGCCTACGAGCGCATCTTCACGCGTCTCGGGCTCGAGTACGTCATCGTGCAGGCCGACGCAGGCGCGATGGGCGGCTCCCGCAGCGAAGAGTTCCTGCACCCCACCCCGGTCGGCGAGGACACCTTCGTGCGCTCGGCGGGCGGCTACGCGGCCAACGTGGAGGCCTTCACCACGCTCGCCCCGCCCACCCGCGGCTACGAGAAGCTGACGCCGCAGGAGGTGCTCGACACCCCCAACACGCCCACCATCCAGACCCTGGTCGACGTCGCGAACGAGAAGCACCCGCGTCCGGACGGGCGGCTCTGGACCGCCGCGGACACCCTTAAGAACGTCGTCCTCGCGCTCACCCACCTCGACGGCACGCGCGAGCTCGTGGTCGTCGGCCTGCCCGGCGACCGGGAGGTCGACCTGAAGCGCGCCGAGGTCGCCTTCGCGCCCGCCGAGGTGGACGCCGCGACCGAAGACGACTTCCGCAAGCACCCCGGCCTGGTGAAGGGCTACATCGGCCCCTGGTCGGCCGAGGGCCCCGTGCTCGGCGAGGAGGCCGCCACCGGCATCCGCTACGTCGTCGACCCGCGCGTGGTCGACGGCTCCGGCTGGATCACCGGCGCGAACGTCCACGGCAAGCACGTCTTCGGTCTGGTCGCCGGCCGCGACTTCGCCTGGGACGGCACGGTGGAGGTCGCCGAGGTCAAGCCCGGCGACGCCGCACCGGACGGCTCCGGCCCCGTCGAGCTCGCGCGCGGCATGGAGATCGGCCACGTCTTCCAGCTCGGCCGCAAGTACGCCGAGGCGCTGGGCCTGAAGGTGCTGGACGAGAACGGCAAGCTCGTCACCGTGACGATGGGCTCCTACGGCATCGGCGTCACCCGCATCCTGGCGATCATCGCCGAGGAGAACAACGACGACAAGGGCCTGGTCTGGCCCGCGGCGGTCTCGCCGTTCGACGTGCACGTGGTGGCCGCCGGCCGCGACGCCGTCGCGTTCGAGGTGGCCGAGGAAGCCGCCGCCCAGCTGGAGGCCGCGGGCCTGGAGGTGCTGCTGGACGACCGCCCCAAGGTGTCGCCCGGGGTGAAGTTCGGCGACGCCGAGCTCATCGGCATCCCGCGGGTCCTGGTCGCCGGCCGCGGCGCCGCCGACGGCGAGGTCGAGCTGTGGGACCGCCGCAACGGCGAGCGGTCGACGCTCCCGCTGGCGGAGGCCATCGCGGCGCTCACCGCGTAA
- a CDS encoding FUSC family protein: MRSKFRVPTLPANIRATTRIPFLQVAKTATAMIISWGLAALLFPGELPVFATIAALLVVQPSVNQSVGRAIERSLGVIFGVVIAYVVGLLFGANTWIVLVAIVASLIIAWALKLTPGTANQIPISVMLVLSLGATNPEYAVARIVETVLGAAIGVIVNIAIVPPVLTGPARTAVLDLGREIASTLDRLAVALTSRPTPGERDALLIEARLLRPMEKKAEAALTSADESLTLNPRQSRHRVVLEHDQQLFARLRPLITRSLGMTRAFHDHYDDSLADEPTIAAIADELERSAHDLRLLSRDPDAPVVEPGTETAGIPVLTAPLVIGTPNPRHWVLIGSLMEDLRRIHAEITGDDDAA; the protein is encoded by the coding sequence GTGCGTTCGAAGTTCCGGGTTCCGACTCTCCCCGCGAACATCCGGGCGACGACCCGCATCCCGTTCCTGCAGGTCGCCAAGACCGCCACAGCGATGATCATCTCCTGGGGCCTCGCCGCGCTGCTCTTCCCCGGCGAGCTCCCGGTGTTCGCGACCATCGCCGCCCTGCTCGTCGTGCAGCCGAGCGTGAACCAGTCCGTCGGGCGCGCGATCGAACGCTCGCTCGGCGTGATCTTCGGCGTCGTCATCGCGTACGTCGTCGGGCTGTTGTTCGGCGCGAACACCTGGATCGTCCTGGTCGCGATCGTCGCGTCGCTCATCATCGCCTGGGCGCTGAAGCTCACGCCGGGCACCGCGAACCAGATCCCGATCAGCGTCATGCTCGTCCTGTCACTCGGCGCGACGAATCCCGAGTACGCTGTCGCCCGCATCGTGGAGACCGTGCTCGGCGCGGCGATCGGCGTCATCGTCAACATCGCGATCGTCCCGCCCGTGCTCACCGGGCCCGCCCGCACCGCCGTGCTGGACCTCGGCCGCGAGATCGCCTCCACCCTGGACCGGCTCGCCGTCGCCCTGACCAGCCGGCCGACGCCGGGTGAGCGGGACGCCCTCCTGATCGAGGCCCGCCTGCTCCGGCCGATGGAGAAGAAGGCGGAGGCCGCCCTCACCTCCGCCGACGAGAGCCTCACCCTCAACCCGCGGCAGTCCAGGCACCGCGTCGTGCTGGAGCACGACCAGCAGCTCTTCGCGCGGCTGCGCCCGCTGATCACGCGCTCGCTCGGCATGACGCGCGCGTTCCACGACCACTACGACGACAGCCTCGCCGACGAGCCGACCATCGCCGCCATCGCGGACGAGCTGGAGCGCTCCGCCCACGACCTGCGGCTGCTGTCGCGCGACCCGGACGCCCCGGTCGTCGAGCCGGGCACCGAGACCGCGGGCATCCCGGTGCTCACAGCGCCGCTCGTCATCGGCACGCCGAACCCGCGGCACTGGGTGCTGATCGGTTCGCTGATGGAGGACCTGCGCCGCATCCACGCGGAGATCACCGGAGACGACGACGCCGCCTGA
- a CDS encoding winged helix DNA-binding domain-containing protein has product MTSRADLLRLRRLAHAIDGDREVSPADVARRLLAVQAQDFAAGSWALGVRTTGATRADVLADLDAGRIVRSWPMRGTLHFVPPEDLRWMLGITTGRMIAGLATRHKQLELDTPDFVRARDLVTEALSGGGRIGRAELMDLWESNGIATAGQRGYHLIYYLAQTGLICWGPTLRTQQALVLLDEWAPQSRRLEPDEAWGEFLLRYLRGHGPATVKDFVWWTKGTVAGAKIARAVLGDALTTLEVDGIEYLLTAELADRASGLAESRREREAVQLLPAFDEYLLGYQQRDLVLDDDHFQRIVPGGNGVFQPIVVARGRVVGTWRRGRGGNGVDVESFAPLTAGQERAAGRAAEAYRRYAG; this is encoded by the coding sequence ATGACGTCTCGCGCCGACCTGCTGCGGCTGCGCCGCCTCGCCCACGCGATCGACGGCGACCGCGAGGTCTCCCCCGCCGACGTCGCGCGCCGCTTGCTCGCCGTGCAGGCGCAGGACTTCGCCGCAGGATCCTGGGCGCTCGGCGTGCGCACGACCGGCGCCACGCGGGCGGATGTGCTGGCCGATCTCGACGCCGGCCGGATCGTGCGGTCCTGGCCGATGCGCGGCACGCTGCACTTCGTCCCACCCGAAGACCTCCGCTGGATGCTCGGCATCACGACCGGGCGGATGATCGCCGGCCTGGCGACGCGGCACAAGCAGCTGGAGCTGGACACGCCCGACTTCGTCCGCGCGCGCGACCTGGTCACCGAAGCGCTCTCCGGCGGCGGCCGGATCGGGCGCGCGGAGCTCATGGACCTGTGGGAGTCCAACGGCATCGCGACGGCGGGCCAGCGCGGCTACCACCTCATCTACTACCTGGCCCAGACCGGGCTGATCTGCTGGGGGCCGACCTTGCGGACGCAGCAGGCGCTGGTGCTGCTGGACGAGTGGGCGCCGCAGTCCCGGCGGCTGGAGCCGGATGAGGCGTGGGGCGAGTTCCTGCTCCGCTACCTTCGCGGCCACGGCCCGGCGACCGTGAAGGACTTCGTCTGGTGGACCAAAGGCACGGTCGCCGGGGCGAAGATCGCCCGGGCGGTCCTCGGCGACGCGCTCACCACGCTGGAGGTCGACGGGATCGAGTACCTGCTGACGGCCGAGCTGGCCGACCGAGCTTCGGGACTCGCGGAGTCGCGACGCGAGAGGGAGGCGGTCCAGCTCCTCCCCGCGTTCGACGAGTATCTGCTCGGGTACCAGCAGCGCGACCTGGTGCTCGACGACGATCACTTCCAGCGGATCGTGCCGGGCGGCAACGGCGTGTTCCAGCCGATCGTGGTGGCGCGCGGGCGCGTGGTCGGGACCTGGCGGCGCGGCCGGGGCGGGAACGGCGTCGACGTCGAGTCCTTCGCGCCGCTCACGGCCGGGCAGGAGCGGGCGGCCGGGCGCGCCGCCGAGGCCTACCGGCGTTACGCCGGCTGA
- a CDS encoding App1 family protein, with translation MTVDPAKRSASVDPIMHRAARIEDAFHEFRARRARKHGFLATVVPYTGYGSPTWVRILGRVLLAKEPRPGSRAERKHRKREESIRGWRSFISVPVGDVTVTVEVDGAHHEVRPDRGGVIDTVLPVQLTPGWHTVKLTTPESARVFEAPVYIVDPKATFGIISDVDDTVMVTALPRPLLAAWNTFVLDEHARVPTPGMSVLLERLAAAHPGAPVIYLSTGAWNVAPTLTRFLSRNLFPAGPLLLTDWGPTHDRFFRSGREHKRISLARLADEFPGLKWLLIGDDGQHDESLYGEFTTEHAGNVAGVAIRQLSNSEAVLAGGRSKAEKHSEISGAPWMYSPDGAGLSDQLQEHGLLP, from the coding sequence ATGACTGTTGACCCAGCCAAGCGCAGCGCGAGCGTCGACCCGATCATGCACCGTGCGGCGCGCATCGAGGACGCCTTCCACGAGTTCCGTGCCCGCCGGGCGCGCAAGCACGGGTTCCTGGCGACCGTCGTCCCGTACACCGGCTACGGCTCTCCGACCTGGGTGCGCATCCTCGGCCGCGTCCTGCTGGCGAAGGAGCCGCGGCCGGGCAGCCGCGCCGAGCGCAAGCACCGCAAGCGCGAGGAGTCCATCCGCGGCTGGCGCTCGTTCATCAGCGTGCCGGTCGGCGACGTCACAGTGACTGTCGAGGTCGACGGCGCGCACCACGAGGTGCGGCCGGACCGCGGCGGCGTGATCGACACCGTCCTCCCCGTCCAGCTCACGCCGGGCTGGCACACCGTGAAGCTGACGACGCCGGAGTCCGCCCGCGTGTTCGAGGCGCCGGTCTACATCGTGGACCCGAAGGCCACCTTCGGAATCATCTCGGACGTGGACGACACGGTCATGGTCACCGCGCTCCCCCGGCCGCTGCTCGCCGCCTGGAACACCTTCGTCCTGGACGAGCACGCGCGCGTACCCACGCCGGGGATGTCGGTGCTGCTGGAACGGCTCGCGGCGGCGCACCCCGGGGCCCCGGTGATCTACCTCTCCACCGGCGCCTGGAACGTCGCGCCGACGCTCACGCGCTTCCTGTCGCGCAACCTGTTCCCCGCGGGTCCCCTCCTCCTGACCGACTGGGGGCCGACGCACGACCGGTTCTTCCGCTCGGGCCGGGAGCACAAGCGCATCAGCCTCGCCCGGCTGGCCGACGAGTTCCCCGGGCTCAAGTGGCTGCTCATCGGCGACGACGGGCAGCACGACGAGTCGCTCTACGGCGAGTTCACGACCGAGCACGCCGGCAACGTCGCAGGCGTGGCGATCCGGCAGCTCTCCAACAGCGAGGCCGTCCTGGCCGGTGGCCGGTCGAAGGCCGAGAAGCACAGCGAGATCTCCGGCGCGCCGTGGATGTACTCCCCCGACGGCGCGGGGCTGAGCGACCAGCTCCAGGAGCACGGGCTGCTCCCCTGA
- a CDS encoding TetR/AcrR family transcriptional regulator, whose translation MPINDLVAAQNTAGAPLVRTEPIQERSAARIDALLDAAAEVVDEIGFDRLTTAMVAERAGASIGTVYRYFPDRIVLLQALRDRALLRYRHSVVAAIHAESPEHWWNAVECAIDAFVAMFRTEPGFRIIRFTDAERSGLPGEEEPEQAASFASQFASILSEEYGLPAGEDLAFRLEIVVEIMDGLINRAFLDDPMGDARYIDEARVVAREYLERRYDPKS comes from the coding sequence GTGCCCATCAACGACCTGGTCGCCGCACAGAACACCGCCGGAGCGCCGCTCGTGCGGACGGAGCCGATCCAGGAGCGCAGTGCCGCCCGGATCGACGCCCTCCTCGACGCTGCCGCGGAGGTTGTGGACGAGATCGGATTCGACCGCCTGACGACCGCCATGGTCGCCGAGCGGGCCGGCGCGTCCATCGGCACGGTCTACCGGTACTTCCCCGACCGCATCGTCCTGCTCCAGGCGCTGCGCGACCGGGCGCTGCTGCGTTACCGGCACTCCGTGGTCGCGGCCATCCACGCCGAGAGTCCCGAGCACTGGTGGAACGCGGTGGAGTGCGCGATCGACGCGTTCGTCGCGATGTTCCGCACCGAGCCGGGCTTCCGGATCATCCGCTTCACCGACGCCGAGCGCTCCGGGCTGCCCGGCGAGGAGGAGCCGGAGCAGGCGGCGTCCTTCGCGTCGCAGTTCGCGTCGATCCTGTCCGAGGAGTACGGCCTCCCCGCGGGCGAGGACCTGGCGTTCCGCCTCGAGATCGTCGTGGAGATCATGGACGGCCTGATCAACCGGGCCTTCCTCGACGACCCGATGGGAGACGCGCGCTACATCGACGAGGCGCGCGTCGTCGCCCGCGAGTATCTGGAGCGGCGGTACGACCCGAAGAGCTGA